CAGCGACTCGGTGACCTTCTTGTTGCATGCCGAGATGTCGATCTTGTTCAGGTAGTCCGAGAAGTCGGTGAATTTGCTTTTCTCGGTGCGGGTCTTGATCAACGAGGTCACCACGTTGGCACCCACGTTGCGCACTGCGCCCAGGCCGAAACGGATGTCCTTGCCGACCGAGGCGAAGTTGACCAGGGACTCGTTGACGTCCGGCGGCAGCACGGTGATGCCGAGCTTGCGGCAGTCGGCCAGATACACCGCAGCCTTGTCCTTGTCGTCACCCACCGAGGTCAGCAGGCCAGCCATGTACTCGGCCGGGTAGTTCGCCTTCAGGTAGGCCGTCCAGTACGACACCAACCCGTACCCGGCGGCGTGCGATTTATTGAACGCGTATCCGGCGAACGGAAGAATGGTGTCCCACAACGCTTTCACCGCTTTTTCGGAGAATCCGTTGGCGGTCATGCCTTCGTAGAAGCCCTTGTACTCGGCTTCGAGCACCTCGAGCTTCTTCTTTCCCATCGCCTTGCGCAGCGCGTCGGCCTTACCCATCGTGTAGGAGGCGACCTTCTGGGCGATGAACATGATCTGCTCTTGGTAGACGATCAACCCGTAAGTCTCGGCAAGGATTTCGCGCAGTGGTTCCTCGAGCTCCGGGTGGATCGGCTTGATCGCCTGACGACCGTTCTTGCGGTCGGCGTAGTCATTGTGGGCGTTCATGCCCATCGGCCCCGGCCGGTACAGCGCCAGCACCGCCACGATGTCGTTGAACTCGGTGGGCTGCATCCGGCGCAGCAGATCACGCATCGGCCCGCCGTCGAGCTGGAACACCCCCAAGGTGTCGCCGCGGCCCAGCAACTCGTAGGTCGGCTTGTCATCCAGCGGCACCGACTCGAGGTCGAGGTCGATGCCCCGGTTGGCCTTGATGTTGTCCAGCGCGTCGCCGATGATCGTCAGGTTCCGCAGGCCCAGGAAATCCATCTTCAGCAGGCCGATGGCCTCACACGACGGGTAGTCCCAGCCGGTGATGATGGCCCCGTCCTGCGGCCGCTTCCACAGCGGGATCGCCTCGGTGAGCGGTTCGCTGCTCATGATCACCGCGCACGCGTGCACACCGGCGTTGCGGATCAACCCTTCCAGGCCGCGCGCTGTCTGGTAGATGGTGCGCACGTCGGGATCGGTCTCGATCAGGCTGCGGACTTCCGCGGCTTCCTTGAACCGCTCGTGGCTGGGATCGGTAATGCCCGACAGCGGAATGTCCTTGGCCATGATCGGCGGCGGCAGCGCCTTGGTGATCCGGTCGGCGATCGCGAAGCCCGGCTGCCCGTAGTGGATACGAGCCGAATCCTTCAGCGCCGCTTTGGTTTTAATCGTGCCGAAGGTGATGACCTGGGCGACGCGGTCGTGTCCCCACTTCTCGGCGGCGTAGCGCACCATCTCACCGCGGCGACGGTCGTCGAAGTCGATGTCGATATCGGGTGCCGACGGGCGTTCGGGGTTGAGGAAGCGCTCGAACAGCAGACCGTGCGGAATCGGGTCGATATTCGTGATGCCCAGCGCATAGGCCACCAGTGAGCCCGCCGCCGATCCGCGCCCAGGCCCGACCCGGATGTCCACCGAGCGGGCGTAGCTGATCAGGTCGGCGACGATCAGGAAGTATGACGGGAAACCCTTGTCGCAGATGACCTTGATCTCGTACTCGGCCCGGTCGACGTAGTTCTGGCCGACCCCGTCGGGGAACCGGCGCCGCAATCCGGCCATCACCTCGTGGTGCAGCCAGGACGCCTGGTCATGCCCGTCGGGTACCGGGAAGATGGGCATCCGGTCGCGGGGCGTCCACACCTCGTCGTAGGACTGCACCCGCTCGGCGATCAACAGGGTGGAGTCGCATGCGCCGGGAACCGTGTCGTCCCAGATCTGCCGCATCTCGGCGGCCGACTTCAGGTAGTAGCCGTCGCCGTCGAATTTGAACCGGTTGGGGTCCGACAGCGTCTTGCCCGTCTGCACACACAGCAGCGCCTCGTGGTTATGAGCGGCGTCGCGGGTGACGTAGTGGCAGTCGTTGGTGGCCAACGGTCGGATGCCGAGCTTGCGCCCGATCTCGAGCAGACCCTCGCGAACCCGCTGCTCGATGGACAGCCCGTGGTCCATCAGCTCGAGGAAGTAATTGTCCGGGCCAAAGATCTCACGCCACTTGGCCGCCGACTCCAGCGCCTCACGGTCGTGCCCCAGCCGCAGCCGCGTCTGCACCTCCCCGGACGGGCAGCCGGTGGTGGCGATGATGCCTTCGGCGTGTTCGGCGACGAGCTCGGCGTCCATCCGCGACCACTTGCCGAGCTGACCCTCGAATGAGGCCAGCGAGGTCAGCTTGAACAGGTTGCGCAGCCCGGCGGCGTTCTCGGCCACCATCGTCAGGTGCGTGTAGGACCCGCTTCCGGAGACGTCGTCGGACTTCTGACTCGGATCGCCCCACAAGACCCGTCGGGTATCGAAACGCGACGCGGGCGCGATGTAGGCCTCGACACCGATGATCGGCTTGATCCCCGCTTTGGTTGCGACGTTGTAGAACTCGCTGGCGCCGAACATGTTTCCGTGGTCGGTCATCCCGACCGCCGGCATGCCCAGCCGCTCCACCTCGGCGAGCATCGGCGTGATCTTCGCCGCCCCGTCCAGCATCGAGTACTCGGTGTGGTTGTGCAGGTGCACGAACGACGACTCGCGACGAACGCTTGCGTGAGGAGGAATCGGACCCGTCATAGGGAGGCCAGTCTATGACCGGTTACCGACACGGGTTCGGCGTGTCGCGAAGCGTGTCTTGGACGGTTTACCCATACAGGTCGACGAAGTTGCGCAA
This Mycobacterium simiae DNA region includes the following protein-coding sequences:
- the dnaE gene encoding DNA polymerase III subunit alpha, encoding MTGPIPPHASVRRESSFVHLHNHTEYSMLDGAAKITPMLAEVERLGMPAVGMTDHGNMFGASEFYNVATKAGIKPIIGVEAYIAPASRFDTRRVLWGDPSQKSDDVSGSGSYTHLTMVAENAAGLRNLFKLTSLASFEGQLGKWSRMDAELVAEHAEGIIATTGCPSGEVQTRLRLGHDREALESAAKWREIFGPDNYFLELMDHGLSIEQRVREGLLEIGRKLGIRPLATNDCHYVTRDAAHNHEALLCVQTGKTLSDPNRFKFDGDGYYLKSAAEMRQIWDDTVPGACDSTLLIAERVQSYDEVWTPRDRMPIFPVPDGHDQASWLHHEVMAGLRRRFPDGVGQNYVDRAEYEIKVICDKGFPSYFLIVADLISYARSVDIRVGPGRGSAAGSLVAYALGITNIDPIPHGLLFERFLNPERPSAPDIDIDFDDRRRGEMVRYAAEKWGHDRVAQVITFGTIKTKAALKDSARIHYGQPGFAIADRITKALPPPIMAKDIPLSGITDPSHERFKEAAEVRSLIETDPDVRTIYQTARGLEGLIRNAGVHACAVIMSSEPLTEAIPLWKRPQDGAIITGWDYPSCEAIGLLKMDFLGLRNLTIIGDALDNIKANRGIDLDLESVPLDDKPTYELLGRGDTLGVFQLDGGPMRDLLRRMQPTEFNDIVAVLALYRPGPMGMNAHNDYADRKNGRQAIKPIHPELEEPLREILAETYGLIVYQEQIMFIAQKVASYTMGKADALRKAMGKKKLEVLEAEYKGFYEGMTANGFSEKAVKALWDTILPFAGYAFNKSHAAGYGLVSYWTAYLKANYPAEYMAGLLTSVGDDKDKAAVYLADCRKLGITVLPPDVNESLVNFASVGKDIRFGLGAVRNVGANVVTSLIKTRTEKSKFTDFSDYLNKIDISACNKKVTESLIKAGAFDSLGHARKGLFLVHTDAVDSVLGTKKAEAIGQFDLFGGGNDGIDGTDSVFTIKVPDDEWEDKHKLALEREMLGLYVSGHPLNGVAHLLAAQVDTQIPAILDGDVPNDTQVRVGGILASVNRRVNKNGMPWASAQLEDLTGGIEVMFFPHAYSAYGADIADDAVVLINAKVAIRDDRISLIANELVVPDFSNAQPNRPLAVSLPTRQCTIDKVSALKQVLARHPGTSHVHLRLISGDRITTLELDQSLCVTPSPALMGDLKELLGPGCLGS